From a single Miscanthus floridulus cultivar M001 chromosome 8, ASM1932011v1, whole genome shotgun sequence genomic region:
- the LOC136477118 gene encoding mediator of RNA polymerase II transcription subunit 15a-like isoform X1, whose amino-acid sequence MDGAANWRPTQGADPAAVAAAGGVDPNAAAPAGSDWGTQLQPEARHRIVNKIMETLKKHLPVSIPEGLTELHKIAVRFEEKIYTAATNQSDYLRKISLKMLSMESQTKTQQNPGNAQVIPNQNPPGPAGSSSKGKKQKKLRCHFCKKGGHFKKDCLKRKIWFEKKELLMIQPISGLKHMRIKMKALY is encoded by the exons ATGGACGGCGCCGCCAACTGGCGCCCCACGCAGGGCGCCGACCCTGCCGCCGTCGCTGCCGCCGGCGGCGTCGACCCTAACGCGGCTGCCCCCGCCGGAAGCGACTGGGGCACCCAGCTTCAGCCCGAGGCGCGCCACAGGATCGTCAATAAGAT AATGGAGACTCTGAAGAAGCACCTGCCAGTATCAATACCAGAAGGACTGACTGAGCTTCACAAAATTGCCGTGCGATTTGAAGAGAAAATCTATACTGCAGCCACCAACCAG TCTGATTATTTGCGGAAGATTTCTCTGAAAATGCTGTCCATGGAAAGCCAGACAAAGACCCAACAGAACCCTGGAAATGCTCAAGTGATTCCAAATCAGAACCCTCCTGGTCCAG CAGGTAGTAGCAGCAAAGGGAAGAAGCAAAAGAAGTTGAGATGCCATTTCTGCAAAAAAGGTGGCCATTTTAAGAAGGATTGCTTGAAGAGAAAAATATGGTTTGAAAAAAAG GAGTTGCTTATGATCCAACCCATAAGCGGACTAAAGCACATGAGAATAAAAATGAAGGCACTGTATTGA
- the LOC136477118 gene encoding mediator of RNA polymerase II transcription subunit 15a-like isoform X2 → MDGAANWRPTQGADPAAVAAAGGVDPNAAAPAGSDWGTQLQPEARHRIVNKIMETLKKHLPVSIPEGLTELHKIAVRFEEKIYTAATNQSDYLRKISLKMLSMESQTKTQQNPGNAQVIPNQNPPGPGSSSKGKKQKKLRCHFCKKGGHFKKDCLKRKIWFEKKELLMIQPISGLKHMRIKMKALY, encoded by the exons ATGGACGGCGCCGCCAACTGGCGCCCCACGCAGGGCGCCGACCCTGCCGCCGTCGCTGCCGCCGGCGGCGTCGACCCTAACGCGGCTGCCCCCGCCGGAAGCGACTGGGGCACCCAGCTTCAGCCCGAGGCGCGCCACAGGATCGTCAATAAGAT AATGGAGACTCTGAAGAAGCACCTGCCAGTATCAATACCAGAAGGACTGACTGAGCTTCACAAAATTGCCGTGCGATTTGAAGAGAAAATCTATACTGCAGCCACCAACCAG TCTGATTATTTGCGGAAGATTTCTCTGAAAATGCTGTCCATGGAAAGCCAGACAAAGACCCAACAGAACCCTGGAAATGCTCAAGTGATTCCAAATCAGAACCCTCCTGGTCCAG GTAGTAGCAGCAAAGGGAAGAAGCAAAAGAAGTTGAGATGCCATTTCTGCAAAAAAGGTGGCCATTTTAAGAAGGATTGCTTGAAGAGAAAAATATGGTTTGAAAAAAAG GAGTTGCTTATGATCCAACCCATAAGCGGACTAAAGCACATGAGAATAAAAATGAAGGCACTGTATTGA